In Paenibacillus larvae subsp. larvae, the following proteins share a genomic window:
- a CDS encoding glycosyltransferase, translating into MEKGGGCTQEESAGNQALMLSSYSKKDSRLAFRAQISDQGRLVSGKRRRTSSSLGPGDHEGLKGTGKRAVRYKRKYSGKRKYKSSFISPDKPEFPDLKESDFHLSYLMHTASIKEDEPDTKFNLDSGAPKDAQEQVKAVLSRKVTILILTWNSFNHTKKCLEALKSTLPDSMVEVVVFDNGSTYGTVPYLADQSWLVTVFQMYTAGFAEALNWALAYTDPESDVILLHNNILVQQPNWIELLQETAYSSPEAGIVGSRLLGGSETNNQQFTGIYEVKEVALTCSYWKKELLNQIGPLDMESAFYLGDADYCLKAKKAGFKVLYDGRISPVHFRHVPTEDPEL; encoded by the coding sequence ATGGAAAAAGGAGGGGGTTGCACCCAGGAAGAATCCGCGGGAAACCAGGCTTTGATGCTCTCCTCCTATTCGAAAAAGGATAGCAGGTTAGCTTTCCGTGCGCAAATTTCCGATCAAGGCCGCCTCGTCTCGGGGAAACGGCGCCGGACCTCCTCTTCCCTGGGTCCAGGTGATCATGAAGGTTTAAAAGGGACGGGCAAAAGGGCAGTGAGGTATAAAAGGAAATACTCCGGAAAGCGAAAATATAAATCTTCCTTTATATCTCCTGACAAGCCGGAATTTCCTGATCTGAAGGAAAGTGATTTTCATCTTTCTTATTTAATGCATACGGCAAGTATAAAAGAAGACGAACCGGATACCAAATTTAATTTGGATTCGGGGGCTCCTAAGGATGCTCAGGAGCAAGTTAAAGCTGTACTTTCCCGTAAAGTCACGATCCTCATTTTAACCTGGAACTCCTTTAATCATACAAAAAAATGCCTGGAAGCATTAAAATCTACTTTGCCCGATTCTATGGTCGAGGTCGTCGTTTTTGACAACGGGAGTACGTACGGAACGGTACCTTATTTGGCGGATCAAAGCTGGCTGGTTACAGTCTTCCAGATGTATACAGCCGGATTTGCTGAAGCATTGAATTGGGCTCTGGCCTATACTGATCCGGAAAGTGACGTGATTCTGCTCCATAATAATATTCTGGTACAACAGCCAAACTGGATAGAACTGCTGCAGGAAACGGCTTATTCATCCCCGGAAGCAGGTATTGTAGGGAGCCGATTGCTTGGAGGATCAGAAACCAATAATCAGCAGTTTACCGGGATTTATGAGGTTAAGGAAGTGGCCTTGACCTGCTCTTATTGGAAAAAGGAGCTGCTCAATCAAATCGGACCTCTGGATATGGAAAGTGCCTTCTATTTGGGAGATGCCGATTATTGTCTGAAGGCGAAGAAAGCCGGATTCAAGGTATTGTATGACGGAAGGATTTCTCCTGTCCATTTTCGGCATGTTCCCACTGAAGATCCCGAACTTTAA
- a CDS encoding DUF3221 domain-containing protein: MITKKKLVAVATTLTLGLGLTAGLTPAFAHSDESSLKSTSISSASKQEQPPFTGYIISVGDTYMTVANTPTKEEALEGNWGDLVDQGKILIVPVPKNEVYAVGEKVNVFYQLAHFSNPPIAILPTIEKVSE; encoded by the coding sequence ATGATCACAAAAAAGAAGTTAGTAGCTGTAGCAACCACTCTTACATTAGGTTTAGGATTAACAGCAGGACTTACTCCCGCATTTGCACATTCAGATGAGTCTTCGTTGAAAAGCACTTCTATCTCATCTGCCAGCAAACAGGAACAGCCACCTTTCACCGGGTATATCATTTCTGTTGGTGATACGTATATGACTGTTGCAAATACCCCCACAAAAGAAGAAGCCTTGGAAGGAAATTGGGGAGATCTAGTGGATCAGGGTAAGATATTAATAGTCCCTGTTCCAAAAAATGAAGTATACGCAGTAGGAGAGAAAGTGAATGTATTTTACCAATTAGCACATTTTTCAAACCCGCCCATTGCAATTTTACCTACTATTGAAAAGGTATCAGAGTAA
- a CDS encoding GDP-mannose 4,6-dehydratase — MVKALVTGISGFVGSHMAEYLLEIGVDIIGTIRNRSRMNHLEDILSEIHLIECELRDPFSVENLISREKPDLIFHLAAQSFAPTSWNSPIDTIHNNVAGQVNIFEAVRRKELPCKIQIACSSEEYGQVEPGEVPITEDNPLRPLSPYAISKVAQDYLGYQYHKSYGLHIIRTRTFNHTGPRRGEKFVTSNFAKQIAEIEKGIKPPVLYVGNLQAKRDFTDVRDVVRAYWLALQKGEPGECYNIASGSCCTIEEMLEVLLSYSSVTIEVKQDPERLRPSDVEILLGDYTKFHSQTGWTPQIPFKQTMEDLLQYWRKHV, encoded by the coding sequence ATGGTAAAAGCCTTAGTGACCGGAATTTCCGGTTTTGTCGGCAGTCATATGGCAGAGTATTTGTTGGAGATAGGGGTAGATATAATTGGAACAATCCGGAACCGCAGCCGGATGAATCATCTTGAGGATATTCTTTCTGAAATTCATCTGATTGAGTGTGAGCTTAGAGACCCTTTTTCCGTTGAAAACCTGATTAGCCGGGAGAAACCGGATTTGATTTTTCACTTGGCGGCGCAAAGCTTTGCTCCAACGTCCTGGAATTCACCTATTGATACCATTCATAATAATGTGGCCGGGCAGGTAAATATTTTTGAAGCGGTTAGAAGGAAAGAATTGCCGTGTAAAATACAAATCGCCTGTTCAAGTGAAGAGTACGGACAGGTAGAACCTGGGGAAGTCCCGATTACTGAAGATAATCCTTTACGTCCCCTGAGCCCTTATGCAATCAGCAAAGTAGCTCAAGACTATCTGGGTTACCAGTATCATAAGAGCTACGGTCTGCATATTATTCGCACACGTACCTTTAATCATACAGGTCCAAGGCGCGGGGAAAAGTTTGTTACCTCCAATTTTGCCAAACAGATTGCCGAGATCGAAAAAGGGATTAAACCTCCCGTATTATATGTAGGCAATCTTCAGGCCAAACGGGATTTTACGGATGTTCGTGACGTAGTGAGAGCGTACTGGCTGGCTCTTCAAAAAGGGGAGCCCGGTGAATGTTATAACATTGCGTCAGGATCTTGCTGTACCATAGAAGAAATGCTGGAGGTACTGCTCTCATATAGTTCTGTGACCATTGAAGTCAAGCAAGATCCGGAACGCCTCCGCCCCTCCGATGTAGAAATTTTGCTGGGGGATTATACGAAATTTCATAGTCAAACCGGCTGGACACCGCAAATTCCTTTTAAACAAACTATGGAGGATCTGCTCCAATACTGGAGGAAACATGTATAA
- a CDS encoding methyltransferase translates to MSAEVMEHSEVSGKLMHLLAGSLITNSIYTVARLRIPDLLAERPLTCQELAELTQTQASPLYRVMRFLCGEGIFHETEEKTFELGPLGQVLRSDTPDSLHASALMFGQPWHMKPACHLIDTLTKGIPPFEAAHGMDIFTYFSQHPEDEQIFQNTMSAYSRRIIPALLGAYDFSQFATVIDIGGGHGILMEQLLRSCKNTRGIVFDQPAVIEGTKQFMKRSGLEDRCKCVGGSFFESVPEGAEAYIMKHIIHDWSDEESVAILSNCRKAIGNKGKLLLLEIVLDSGNETNYDTLVDMEMLTKTTGKERTQAEFEQLYLESGFRLSRVVPTSSTISIIEGVPI, encoded by the coding sequence ATGTCTGCTGAAGTGATGGAACATTCGGAAGTGTCCGGGAAGTTGATGCATCTTCTAGCTGGAAGCCTTATTACCAATTCCATATACACAGTCGCCCGATTGAGGATTCCCGATCTGCTGGCAGAAAGACCGCTTACTTGTCAAGAACTTGCGGAATTAACACAGACACAGGCTTCTCCATTGTATCGGGTGATGCGCTTTCTGTGCGGTGAGGGAATATTTCACGAGACGGAAGAAAAGACGTTTGAATTAGGTCCGTTGGGGCAAGTTCTCCGATCGGATACACCCGATTCTTTGCATGCTTCCGCCCTAATGTTTGGGCAACCGTGGCATATGAAGCCGGCCTGTCATTTGATTGATACCCTAACCAAAGGGATACCTCCCTTTGAGGCGGCTCATGGCATGGACATCTTCACCTACTTTTCGCAACATCCGGAAGACGAACAAATTTTTCAAAATACAATGAGTGCTTACTCCCGGAGAATCATTCCGGCTTTACTTGGGGCCTATGATTTCTCACAGTTTGCAACGGTCATTGATATTGGCGGCGGACACGGCATCTTAATGGAACAGCTTCTTCGATCTTGTAAGAACACAAGGGGAATTGTGTTTGATCAGCCAGCCGTTATTGAGGGAACCAAACAATTTATGAAACGTTCGGGACTAGAAGACCGATGTAAATGTGTGGGAGGAAGCTTCTTCGAATCTGTCCCAGAGGGAGCAGAAGCTTATATAATGAAGCATATCATTCATGATTGGAGCGACGAGGAGTCTGTGGCTATTCTGAGCAATTGCCGCAAAGCCATAGGGAATAAGGGAAAACTGTTACTTCTCGAAATTGTTCTTGATTCCGGCAATGAAACAAATTACGATACGCTGGTTGATATGGAAATGCTGACAAAGACAACAGGCAAAGAACGGACACAGGCGGAATTCGAACAGTTATATCTGGAGTCGGGCTTCCGGCTCTCCAGAGTTGTGCCAACCTCTTCCACCATTTCAATTATTGAAGGTGTGCCTATTTAA
- the cls gene encoding cardiolipin synthase gives MLPHWISELVHFVVRWIPVINLFFAAVIIFLERRNAAVAWAWLILLLFVPFFGFIIYLLFGQNLARQKVYKMKPKIDPRIREDIKSLVRKMKAGDLEYKQPGIKDYQPLIYMNLISSYSLLSENNEVTLYTDGQDKLRAIMEEIERAEKHIHLLYYKIGNDETGRKVIEALTDKASEGVEVRVLYDDIGSPKLNREVFRELEAAGGKAYPFFASKIRYLNFRVNYRNHRKFAIFDGRIGFIGGFNLGNEYVGLDPKYSYWRDTHLKIQGDAVHRMQVQFLMDWSIPSSEAIVSDLGYYPKIQTQGNTAVQIVSSGPASDKQQIKFCIIKLISEAKRRIYLQTPYFVPDDSVLTALKVAVSTGVDVHIMIPKKSDSLVVEWATYSYMEDLLIAGAHIYLYKTGFLHGKTMVVDGGVSSVGTANMDYRSFELNFETNAVLYDVQVAGQLEGIFEKDLEDCELLTLSGYKSRSHLTRMAESVARLLSPIL, from the coding sequence ATGCTGCCACACTGGATTAGTGAACTTGTCCACTTCGTTGTTCGGTGGATACCAGTTATTAATCTTTTTTTTGCTGCGGTCATTATCTTTTTGGAAAGGCGCAATGCGGCTGTTGCCTGGGCTTGGCTTATTTTGCTGCTTTTCGTGCCGTTTTTCGGTTTTATTATTTACCTGCTGTTCGGACAAAATTTGGCCAGACAAAAAGTATACAAAATGAAGCCTAAAATAGACCCCCGGATACGGGAGGACATTAAAAGCCTGGTCCGCAAAATGAAAGCGGGAGATTTGGAATACAAACAGCCCGGTATTAAGGATTATCAGCCCCTGATTTATATGAATCTGATCAGCAGTTACTCGCTTTTATCGGAAAATAATGAAGTTACCTTATATACAGATGGACAAGATAAGTTGAGAGCTATCATGGAAGAAATTGAACGGGCCGAAAAACATATACATCTGTTATATTATAAAATAGGAAATGATGAAACCGGACGAAAAGTAATAGAGGCATTGACTGACAAAGCAAGTGAAGGTGTTGAGGTCCGTGTTCTCTATGATGACATCGGTTCCCCCAAATTAAACAGGGAAGTGTTCAGGGAACTTGAAGCCGCGGGAGGCAAGGCATACCCTTTTTTTGCTTCTAAAATCCGTTATCTGAACTTTCGGGTGAATTACCGCAACCACCGTAAATTTGCCATTTTTGATGGAAGGATAGGGTTTATAGGCGGATTTAATCTGGGGAATGAATACGTGGGGCTGGACCCCAAGTACAGTTATTGGCGTGATACTCACCTGAAAATCCAAGGGGATGCCGTTCACCGGATGCAGGTCCAGTTTCTGATGGATTGGTCGATTCCTTCGTCTGAGGCGATTGTAAGTGATTTGGGCTATTATCCTAAGATTCAAACTCAAGGGAATACGGCTGTTCAAATTGTTTCAAGCGGGCCGGCCTCCGATAAGCAGCAGATTAAATTTTGCATCATCAAGCTAATCTCCGAAGCGAAACGGCGCATCTATCTGCAGACTCCCTATTTTGTTCCGGATGATAGCGTACTGACAGCTTTAAAAGTGGCGGTATCTACGGGTGTCGACGTACACATCATGATTCCTAAAAAGAGCGACAGCCTGGTAGTAGAGTGGGCAACCTACTCCTATATGGAGGACCTTCTAATAGCAGGAGCCCATATTTATTTATACAAAACAGGGTTTCTTCATGGAAAAACGATGGTGGTGGACGGCGGCGTTTCCTCGGTAGGTACGGCAAATATGGATTACCGGAGTTTTGAATTGAACTTTGAAACGAATGCGGTACTGTACGATGTTCAAGTGGCTGGCCAATTAGAGGGCATTTTTGAAAAAGACCTGGAAGATTGCGAGTTATTGACTTTGTCGGGCTATAAAAGCCGGTCCCATTTAACGAGAATGGCCGAATCCGTAGCCAGATTGCTTTCCCCTATTCTTTAA
- a CDS encoding cold-shock protein, which yields MYFSKKQAEPVQEKETSIWTCENENCSCWMRDNFVFEQTPTCPICDSPMIQNTKVLPVVENMSSLKEA from the coding sequence TTGTATTTTTCCAAAAAACAGGCTGAGCCTGTCCAAGAAAAAGAAACGTCCATTTGGACCTGCGAGAACGAGAATTGCTCCTGCTGGATGAGAGACAATTTTGTTTTTGAGCAAACCCCTACCTGCCCGATTTGTGATTCTCCTATGATCCAGAATACCAAGGTGCTTCCGGTTGTTGAGAACATGAGCAGTCTTAAAGAAGCATAG
- a CDS encoding DeoR/GlpR family DNA-binding transcription regulator — translation MLAAERHRIILRELEANQCVKVSGLSEKFQVTEKTIREDLEKLEQKGLLKRIHGGAVLLSKGEDGLLPLEIPNQKNQKEKAAIASYALSFIQEGDIIALDAGSTTLEIARCLPDKPLTVLTNDLLIIKELTGKERVQLIVPGGYRHNNMLLGSESYEWIKKLNVHKLFLSTAGIHPEYGLTIFTEELKKLKNLFMECSKTIYCVADHSKFGKGALITFAHVSDIHYFITDEGLEAETIKRFKDQPINLIQVPCK, via the coding sequence ATGTTAGCTGCTGAACGACATAGAATTATCCTGCGGGAGCTTGAAGCCAACCAATGTGTCAAGGTTTCCGGTCTAAGTGAAAAATTTCAGGTGACGGAGAAAACTATCCGGGAAGACCTGGAAAAGCTTGAGCAAAAGGGTTTATTAAAACGAATACACGGAGGGGCTGTACTCTTGTCGAAAGGGGAGGACGGCCTGTTGCCTTTGGAGATACCGAACCAAAAGAACCAGAAGGAAAAGGCAGCCATTGCATCATATGCTTTATCCTTTATTCAAGAGGGTGACATTATAGCACTGGATGCGGGAAGCACCACACTTGAAATAGCCAGGTGTTTGCCTGACAAACCGCTTACTGTGCTGACCAATGACCTGCTTATTATAAAAGAATTAACCGGGAAAGAGAGAGTCCAGTTGATTGTGCCGGGAGGATACCGCCATAACAATATGCTGCTGGGCAGCGAGTCTTATGAGTGGATTAAGAAGCTGAATGTGCACAAACTGTTTCTTTCGACAGCCGGTATTCACCCTGAATACGGACTGACTATCTTTACTGAAGAACTTAAGAAGCTCAAAAACCTGTTTATGGAATGCTCCAAAACGATTTATTGCGTAGCAGACCACAGTAAGTTTGGCAAAGGGGCTCTAATCACGTTCGCACATGTATCCGATATTCATTACTTCATTACGGATGAAGGCCTTGAAGCCGAAACAATAAAACGGTTTAAGGATCAGCCCATAAATCTTATCCAAGTTCCCTGTAAATAG
- the kduD gene encoding 2-dehydro-3-deoxy-D-gluconate 5-dehydrogenase KduD: MDMFKLSGKTAIVTGAGRGLGKSLAIGLAQAGANVALVTNSTPAEGVQAEIKRLGREALMIQANVADRSKLAGIIEQTVHELGGLDILVNNAGIIRRTPAAEHDYADWQAVLDVNLNSVFVLSQLAGKYMIGQKSGKIINIASMLSFQGGIHVPGYTSSKHAIAGLTKALANEWGSHGVQVNAIAPGYMSTDNTEALRNDPVRSSQILERIPAGRWGTPDDLIGPVVFLASAASDYMNGHVLCVDGGWMAR; encoded by the coding sequence ATGGATATGTTTAAATTATCAGGCAAAACAGCTATTGTCACGGGAGCAGGACGCGGTCTAGGCAAATCTCTTGCCATTGGTCTTGCTCAAGCCGGGGCTAATGTGGCACTGGTTACGAACAGTACTCCGGCAGAAGGGGTACAAGCAGAAATCAAACGTTTAGGCCGTGAGGCTCTGATGATCCAGGCCAATGTAGCAGACCGTTCTAAACTAGCAGGGATCATAGAACAGACCGTTCATGAATTGGGCGGATTGGACATTCTCGTGAATAACGCGGGCATTATCCGTAGGACCCCTGCCGCTGAGCATGACTATGCTGATTGGCAGGCCGTGCTGGATGTCAACCTAAATTCTGTTTTTGTATTATCCCAGTTGGCCGGCAAATATATGATCGGACAAAAGTCTGGGAAAATCATTAATATTGCGTCTATGCTCTCATTCCAGGGAGGCATTCATGTGCCCGGTTACACATCAAGTAAACATGCCATAGCCGGATTAACAAAGGCCTTGGCTAATGAATGGGGCTCACATGGAGTGCAGGTGAACGCCATCGCACCGGGATATATGAGTACAGATAATACGGAGGCGCTGCGGAATGATCCTGTTCGGAGCAGTCAGATTTTAGAGCGCATCCCGGCAGGGCGCTGGGGAACACCTGATGATTTGATCGGTCCTGTTGTTTTTTTGGCCTCGGCTGCCTCCGATTATATGAATGGACATGTTCTTTGCGTAGATGGCGGCTGGATGGCCAGATAG
- a CDS encoding transglycosylase domain-containing protein: protein MKETMALSATTIPKTKKKRNKKKASALRKFMLLFLILVVILPILGWTTLTLTGMYLVGGEKIKAIETSLSQGNIYGHEGTLVTVNQMPAYIPKAFVGIEDHRFYKHYGIDPISLGRAIWTDMKDGQKTQGASTITMQVARNLFLSGDKTYTRKFKEMAIATELENKFSKEEILNLYLNNIYFGNGQYGIEAAAQYYFGKTTRLNDPQKPVINLSEAAMLAGMVKGPEAYNPLKNKDKALKRQQVVLNRMAQLGLISKQEKEEALQKEVAFISKTVKPAS, encoded by the coding sequence ATGAAAGAGACAATGGCCTTAAGCGCCACTACCATCCCGAAAACAAAAAAGAAACGAAATAAAAAAAAAGCATCGGCTTTGCGAAAATTCATGTTACTCTTCTTGATATTGGTGGTTATACTGCCCATCCTGGGATGGACAACCTTAACCTTAACCGGAATGTATTTGGTCGGCGGTGAGAAAATAAAAGCGATTGAAACCAGTCTGTCTCAAGGAAATATTTATGGACATGAGGGGACTTTGGTAACGGTAAACCAAATGCCCGCCTATATACCAAAAGCTTTCGTCGGTATAGAAGACCACCGGTTTTATAAACATTACGGAATTGATCCAATCTCCCTGGGAAGAGCCATATGGACCGATATGAAGGACGGGCAAAAAACCCAGGGGGCCAGCACTATTACCATGCAAGTTGCCCGTAATCTCTTCTTATCCGGAGATAAAACGTATACGCGTAAGTTTAAAGAAATGGCCATTGCGACAGAGCTTGAAAATAAATTCAGTAAAGAGGAAATTCTGAACCTGTATTTGAATAATATTTATTTCGGCAACGGTCAGTACGGGATCGAAGCAGCGGCCCAATATTACTTTGGCAAAACAACCAGACTAAATGATCCCCAAAAACCCGTGATTAATCTTTCCGAGGCCGCAATGCTGGCCGGTATGGTGAAAGGACCTGAAGCGTATAATCCTCTTAAAAATAAAGATAAAGCGCTAAAACGCCAACAAGTAGTGCTTAACCGTATGGCTCAGCTTGGATTGATTAGCAAACAGGAAAAAGAAGAGGCTTTGCAAAAGGAGGTCGCTTTTATTTCCAAAACGGTCAAGCCGGCTTCCTGA
- the kduI gene encoding 5-dehydro-4-deoxy-D-glucuronate isomerase, with the protein MEVRHTTNPTDLKTYTTERLRKEFLIESLFEHEKISMVYTHYDRMVIGGAYPVKETLGLEAGETLKTDYFLERREIAFLNIVSKAVITVDGEIYELEKLDALYVGKGKKKVTVASKDPSNPAKVYFCSVPAHAALPTAKVSQKEANPNHLGSLETSNERVLYQYIHADGVQSCQLMMGVTCLKTGSVWNTMPSHVHDRRMEAYLYFDLKPDARVLHLMGEPSETRHLVVAGEQAVISPSWSIHSGAGTSNYSFIWSMAGENYTFKDMDPVPMDELK; encoded by the coding sequence ATGGAGGTACGTCATACTACAAACCCGACAGATTTGAAAACGTATACAACGGAGCGGCTAAGAAAGGAATTTTTGATAGAAAGTCTGTTTGAGCATGAAAAAATCTCAATGGTATATACTCACTACGACCGTATGGTAATTGGCGGAGCTTACCCGGTTAAAGAGACACTTGGACTGGAAGCGGGGGAAACGCTGAAGACAGACTATTTTTTAGAACGGCGTGAAATCGCTTTCCTTAATATCGTTTCTAAAGCTGTTATCACGGTAGATGGGGAAATATATGAACTGGAAAAATTAGATGCACTTTATGTGGGAAAAGGCAAGAAGAAGGTGACAGTAGCCAGCAAAGACCCTTCTAACCCCGCTAAGGTCTATTTCTGTTCGGTACCCGCTCATGCGGCTCTGCCTACCGCGAAAGTGTCCCAGAAAGAAGCCAATCCAAACCATCTGGGTTCTCTGGAGACTTCTAATGAAAGAGTACTTTATCAATATATTCACGCGGATGGAGTTCAAAGCTGCCAGCTTATGATGGGCGTGACCTGCCTGAAAACCGGCAGTGTTTGGAATACCATGCCTTCTCATGTGCATGACCGCAGAATGGAAGCTTATCTGTATTTTGACTTGAAGCCGGATGCAAGGGTTCTTCATCTGATGGGTGAACCTTCCGAGACCCGTCACCTGGTTGTTGCAGGTGAGCAGGCTGTCATTTCTCCAAGCTGGTCGATTCATTCGGGAGCCGGAACGAGCAATTATTCTTTTATTTGGTCTATGGCCGGAGAAAATTATACTTTTAAAGATATGGATCCTGTCCCTATGGATGAGTTAAAGTAA
- a CDS encoding mannose-1-phosphate guanylyltransferase: MKVIIMAGGKGTRFWPKSKARKPKQFLALLGKETLIQQTYRRYREFLPEEDLYVVTATCYLPLLLEQLPELHADQIILEPEQRDTAPCIALTALHFLRENCDDVLVTTPSDQYIGDVPKLKEALDKAAEVARQGNLIVTLGVRPTRPETGYGYMEYEEELSYGRAYPVKRFIEKPSFDKAVELLKHSCMLWNSGIFIWKPSTICFYMEQLQPQMWKTLIQSGSSLNEVYPLMPKLSVDYAIMEQADSMFTIPVDFVWDDIGTWSSLPRFHDLDEERNVIQGEVSLLSSTGNIILSDKKTLILGVHDLIVVSTNEGLLVCHKPFEQYIKNVLAENGERE, translated from the coding sequence GTGAAAGTCATTATAATGGCAGGAGGAAAGGGTACCCGCTTCTGGCCTAAAAGCAAGGCCCGTAAACCAAAGCAGTTTCTTGCCCTTCTCGGCAAGGAAACATTGATTCAACAAACTTACCGACGTTACCGGGAATTTTTGCCTGAAGAAGACTTGTACGTAGTGACCGCGACCTGTTACCTGCCTCTTCTTCTGGAACAGCTTCCCGAACTTCATGCGGATCAGATCATATTAGAGCCGGAACAGCGCGATACAGCTCCCTGCATAGCCTTGACAGCTCTTCACTTTTTACGCGAGAACTGCGATGACGTCTTGGTCACTACTCCATCAGACCAATATATCGGAGATGTTCCCAAATTGAAAGAGGCTCTGGATAAGGCGGCTGAGGTAGCACGCCAAGGTAATCTCATTGTCACACTTGGAGTCAGGCCGACCCGTCCGGAAACGGGTTACGGCTATATGGAATATGAGGAAGAACTGTCTTATGGAAGAGCTTATCCAGTTAAGAGGTTTATAGAAAAACCTTCTTTTGACAAGGCGGTAGAGCTTCTTAAACACAGCTGCATGCTGTGGAACAGCGGTATTTTTATCTGGAAGCCATCCACAATCTGTTTTTATATGGAACAACTTCAGCCTCAAATGTGGAAGACCCTTATCCAAAGCGGCTCCAGTCTGAATGAGGTCTATCCGCTGATGCCCAAGCTTTCCGTGGACTATGCCATTATGGAGCAGGCTGACTCCATGTTTACCATACCGGTTGATTTTGTTTGGGATGATATAGGAACCTGGTCTTCTTTGCCGAGGTTTCATGATTTGGATGAAGAACGGAACGTTATCCAGGGAGAGGTTTCATTACTATCTTCCACCGGGAATATTATTTTGTCAGATAAAAAGACGTTGATTCTCGGGGTGCATGATTTGATTGTGGTCTCGACTAATGAGGGACTACTGGTTTGTCATAAACCATTCGAACAATATATCAAGAACGTTCTGGCAGAGAACGGGGAAAGGGAATAA
- a CDS encoding cold-shock protein — MQTGTVKWFNAEKGFGFIEVEGGNDVFVHFSAIQGDGFKTLDEGQRVEFNVVEGNRGPQAENVVKL; from the coding sequence GTGCAAACAGGTACAGTAAAATGGTTTAATGCAGAAAAAGGTTTTGGTTTTATTGAAGTTGAAGGCGGCAATGATGTATTCGTACATTTTAGCGCTATCCAAGGAGATGGATTCAAAACCCTGGACGAAGGACAACGAGTTGAGTTCAACGTAGTTGAAGGTAACCGCGGTCCCCAAGCCGAGAACGTAGTGAAACTGTAA
- a CDS encoding VOC family protein, producing the protein MSTQIHYDLAASIGKVHLQVTDLPASLAFYQNVIGFQVLEQTDNKAMLTADGENVLLTIEQPDPVYPKQGRTTGLYHFAILLPSRKDLAKALIHLLEERYPLQGASDHQFSEAIYLADPDGNGIEIYADRLRKLWEYQNGFLTAVTDPLDAENLLQEADDTPWSALPAGTVIGHIHLHESDLDKARTFYHQGLGMTITLTIGGHALFVSAGGYHHHVGLNTWNGKRIAAPNPQSVGLVHYSIQFEDEASLKRSLEGLENIGVTPVREQGSLWVTDPFGHKIKLLKKEKH; encoded by the coding sequence ATGTCTACTCAGATTCATTACGATCTGGCTGCTTCTATTGGTAAAGTTCACTTGCAAGTTACCGATTTACCTGCCTCCCTGGCTTTTTATCAAAATGTGATCGGCTTTCAGGTGCTGGAGCAAACAGATAATAAAGCCATGCTTACAGCGGATGGCGAAAATGTACTTTTAACTATTGAACAGCCCGATCCGGTTTACCCCAAACAAGGGCGTACAACCGGCTTGTATCACTTTGCGATTCTCCTGCCCTCGCGCAAAGACTTGGCCAAGGCGCTTATTCATTTGCTTGAGGAGCGATATCCGCTTCAAGGAGCTTCCGATCATCAGTTCAGTGAAGCAATTTATTTGGCAGATCCGGATGGCAACGGGATTGAAATCTATGCAGATCGCCTTAGGAAATTGTGGGAATATCAGAACGGTTTTCTCACTGCTGTAACCGACCCTCTAGATGCAGAAAATCTCTTGCAGGAGGCAGATGATACTCCCTGGAGCGCTCTCCCGGCGGGTACTGTGATCGGGCACATTCACCTGCATGAATCCGACCTGGATAAAGCCCGGACGTTCTATCACCAAGGCCTCGGTATGACTATTACTCTTACCATTGGCGGTCATGCTCTTTTCGTTTCAGCGGGGGGTTACCATCATCACGTGGGGTTAAATACCTGGAATGGAAAAAGGATAGCTGCTCCGAACCCTCAAAGTGTAGGATTAGTTCACTATTCTATTCAATTTGAGGATGAAGCCAGTCTCAAACGGTCTCTGGAGGGGTTGGAGAATATTGGTGTAACCCCCGTCCGCGAACAAGGCTCCTTGTGGGTAACCGATCCATTCGGGCACAAGATTAAGCTTTTGAAAAAAGAAAAGCACTGA